The sequence CTTGATGATTTTTCATCTTCAATGAAAAAAAGAAAAGGGGAAGGAACAAAAGACTTTCGACTACAAATACCCAAAAGACCTGGCCCCAGAAATGGGGCAGGGTATAATTCCTTTCCACATGAGGAAGAACCCACCAGGGGGAAATATAATAGGTCTCAGAAAAAGGCCATAACAAAGGAAACCCGAAAGGGGGGTTGGGATCTTCGGTAAAAAAATCCAGCACCAGATGAGAAAGGATCAATAAAAAAACAAGGCGGCTTATTTTAAACGCCGATTGCTTCCTGTTAATGAAGGGAGTCAGCGCCCCTGCCATCAAAGATAACCCAACGGCCATCCCCAGGCTATGAAAAAATCCATGATGAAAGCGACCGGGATTTCCCCAAAAAATCCCCGGCAGAAAATCCAGGTCAGGGGCCAGTGCCCCCACTATAACCAATCCATAAATTAAACAGGCCTTCATTCGGGAGGCGACCGGCCGGGGGTAAAAA is a genomic window of Deltaproteobacteria bacterium containing:
- a CDS encoding metal-dependent hydrolase — its product is MAAPYGHTLVGLSLFSLFYPRPVASRMKACLIYGLVIVGALAPDLDFLPGIFWGNPGRFHHGFFHSLGMAVGLSLMAGALTPFINRKQSAFKISRLVFLLILSHLVLDFFTEDPNPPFGFPLLWPFSETYYISPWWVLPHVERNYTLPHFWGQVFWVFVVESLLFLPLFFFSLKMKNHQETRN